From Actinomycetes bacterium, a single genomic window includes:
- a CDS encoding NAD(P)/FAD-dependent oxidoreductase: MTTQEPFVIVGGGLAGAKAAETLRAEGFDGPVVLVAGEPEVPYERPPLSKDYLLGKADRESPRVHAPEWYAEHQVELRTGVQATRLDPATHRLALDTGEELAYAKLLLATGSSARRLPVPGADLEGVRYLRTFADSDRLLADLSGGGRRVVIVGAGWIGLEVAAAARSHGNEVTVVEPQPTPLHAVLGPEMGAVFARLHRAHGVDLFTDTTVREFRGASGRVETVATDAHAGLPADLVVVGIGAAPNVELAAAAGLEVEN; this comes from the coding sequence GGGGGCTGGCCGGCGCCAAGGCGGCCGAGACCCTCCGCGCCGAGGGGTTCGACGGCCCCGTCGTCCTCGTGGCGGGGGAGCCGGAGGTGCCCTACGAGCGGCCGCCCCTGTCCAAGGACTACCTGCTCGGCAAGGCCGACCGGGAGAGCCCGCGGGTGCATGCCCCCGAGTGGTACGCCGAGCACCAGGTCGAGCTGCGGACCGGCGTCCAGGCCACCCGGCTGGACCCTGCGACGCACCGCCTGGCGCTCGACACCGGTGAAGAGCTGGCCTACGCCAAGCTGCTGCTGGCGACCGGGTCGTCGGCCCGCCGGCTGCCCGTCCCGGGCGCCGACCTGGAGGGTGTCCGGTACCTGCGCACGTTCGCCGACTCCGACCGGCTCCTGGCCGACCTGTCCGGGGGCGGACGCCGCGTGGTGATCGTGGGCGCGGGCTGGATCGGCCTGGAGGTCGCCGCCGCCGCACGTTCCCACGGGAACGAGGTGACCGTCGTCGAACCGCAGCCCACCCCGCTGCACGCGGTCCTCGGGCCGGAGATGGGGGCCGTCTTCGCCCGGCTGCACCGTGCGCACGGGGTCGACCTGTTCACCGACACGACGGTCCGCGAGTTCCGCGGCGCCTCGGGGCGGGTGGAGACGGTGGCGACCGACGCGCACGCCGGGCTGCCGGCGGACCTGGTGGTCGTCGGCATCGGGGCGGCACCGAACGTGGAGCTCGCCGCGGCCGCCGGCCTCGAGGTCGAGAAC